Proteins co-encoded in one Bacillus carboniphilus genomic window:
- a CDS encoding sigma-70 family RNA polymerase sigma factor, producing MKRDIENTEKGKISKIESLLTQYGTELKRIAYLYLKDHALTEDIIQEVFISCYNHIEQFREESSYKTWLIKITVNKCKDTLKRWSFRNIVYKEKMDLNIAEAETPEIQTISKIEDVLLAKEILALPVKFREVIILYYYQDLSIEEISNILDLKTNTIKTRLHRARIRLREALERGGNEWKRN from the coding sequence ATGAAAAGGGATATAGAAAATACTGAGAAGGGAAAAATTTCAAAAATTGAATCATTGCTGACTCAGTATGGGACTGAATTAAAAAGGATTGCCTATCTCTATCTAAAAGACCATGCCCTTACTGAAGACATAATACAAGAAGTATTTATTTCTTGCTACAACCATATTGAGCAATTCAGAGAAGAAAGTAGCTATAAAACATGGTTAATTAAAATTACCGTTAATAAATGCAAAGACACATTAAAAAGATGGAGTTTTCGTAACATCGTGTACAAAGAAAAAATGGACTTAAATATAGCTGAGGCTGAAACGCCAGAAATTCAAACTATCTCAAAAATTGAAGATGTACTTTTAGCTAAAGAAATCCTTGCGTTGCCTGTAAAGTTTCGAGAAGTGATTATTCTCTATTATTATCAAGATCTTAGTATAGAAGAAATAAGCAATATCTTGGATTTAAAAACCAATACAATTAAGACAAGATTACATCGGGCAAGAATAAGGTTAAGGGAAGCTTTGGAAAGGGGTGGAAATGAGTGGAAGAGAAACTGA